The genomic window GACCTAGCTGAGTTCGTTAAGCTTCAGAAAAAGCTCGCCGACTCCGAGCAGTCGTGGACGGTAGATGTGAAGGATGTGGATGTCGAGACCTTCGACCTGTCGGTTAAAAACCCGAACGTGCGGGAGGAGGATCCCATTCGCTCACCGGAAAAGATATTGGATGAAATCGAAGCGCTTGACGCTGAAGCAGCAGAAGTGCTAGCTGGGATTCGGGAGATGCTGTGATGGTTGGATGGAAGACGGCACGACTCAGAGATGTCTGCCAAATCAAGCCTCCAAAGAAGGAGGCTAGGCAAAGACTCGCAGATACCGATCTTGTGTCATTCGTCCCTATGAACAATTTGGGCAAACAACAGAAGGATTTGGTTCTTAACGCCGAGCGAGAGCTTCGGGAAGTAAACGGAAGCTACACATATTTTGCTGATAACGATGTCCTTTTGGCAAAAATCACACCTTGTTTTGAAAATGGCAAGCTTGGCATTGCGCGTAACTTGAAAAATGGCATTGGATTTGGCTCTAGCGAATTTATCGTTTTTCGATCGAATGGAGATATTGATCCAGAGTTTTTGTTCTACTTTCTTTCTCAGGATAGTTTTCGAGACGCTGGCGCACGATTAATGACCGGGGCTGTAGGTCATAAACGTGTCCCGAAAGAGTTTATAGAGAATTATCCTATTTTGGTACCCCCTATACCCGAGCAGGGATGGATCGTGGCAATTCTCGACGAGGCGTTCGCGGCGATTGAAATAGCAACAAAGAATGCCGAGAAGAGCCTCGCCAATGCTCGGGAGTTGTTTAAGAGCCATTTGAAGGCAAATTTCACGCCTCAAAATAGTGGCTGGTCCGAAAAGCGATTTGAAGATGTCTGTGTGCTTCAGAGGGGTTTTGATCTTCCAAAACGTCTGCGGGATAACGGTGAATATCCTTTATTAAGCTCTAGTGGTCCGATTGATACACATGTTGAGGCAAGGGTTGCTGGTCCTGGAGTCGTGGTTGGTCGAAGCGGTAGTGTTGGTAGTGTCTTCTTTGTTGAGGAAGACTTTTGGCCTCTGAACACGGTTCTGTACGTTAAGAATTTTAGAAACAATGATCCCGAATTCGTTTATTGGTTCCTAATGCAGTTCGGTTTGCAGGATTATGCAGGTGGCGCTGGAGTTCCCACTCTTAATCGAAATCATGTTCATGATGTTCTGGTCACCGTTCCGTCCGATCTTCGTGAACAAGGAAAGCTAGTCGCTCGCATCAATGGGATGCGTTTGCAAACGGATAGTTTTAGAATGATTTTTGATCAAAAACTCGATTTGCTCGAAAAACTCAAGCAATCCATCCTGCACAAAGCCTTCACCGGTGAGTTAACCGCTGACTCTAAATCTGTTGACCGCGCATTGTCGGAGGCCGGTGTATGACAACGCACGACCGCAACGAAGCCGAGACCCGTGCAGACCTGATTGATCCGGCAATCAAGGCCGCAGGCTGGGGTGTCGTTGACGGAAGCCGTGTGCGGTTGGAGGTCATCACCCTCGGCCGCCTCCAGGGCGCTGGCACCCGAGCGAAGAAGGACATCGCCGACTATGTCCTCGTCTACAAAAACCAGAAGCTCGCGGTGATCGAAGCCAAGCACGAGGGATCGGCCGTCACAGAGGGTTTAGGTCAAGCCAAGAAATATGCGCAGAAGCTCCAGATCCGCTTTGCTTATTCGACTAATGGCCACGGTATCTACCAAGTTGATATGCAGACCGGTAAGGAGGGGGATGTTGGTCGGTATCTGAAACCTGACGAGCTATGGGAT from Candidatus Eisenbacteria bacterium includes these protein-coding regions:
- a CDS encoding restriction endonuclease subunit S, translated to MVGWKTARLRDVCQIKPPKKEARQRLADTDLVSFVPMNNLGKQQKDLVLNAERELREVNGSYTYFADNDVLLAKITPCFENGKLGIARNLKNGIGFGSSEFIVFRSNGDIDPEFLFYFLSQDSFRDAGARLMTGAVGHKRVPKEFIENYPILVPPIPEQGWIVAILDEAFAAIEIATKNAEKSLANARELFKSHLKANFTPQNSGWSEKRFEDVCVLQRGFDLPKRLRDNGEYPLLSSSGPIDTHVEARVAGPGVVVGRSGSVGSVFFVEEDFWPLNTVLYVKNFRNNDPEFVYWFLMQFGLQDYAGGAGVPTLNRNHVHDVLVTVPSDLREQGKLVARINGMRLQTDSFRMIFDQKLDLLEKLKQSILHKAFTGELTADSKSVDRALSEAGV